The Hemiscyllium ocellatum isolate sHemOce1 chromosome 14, sHemOce1.pat.X.cur, whole genome shotgun sequence genome includes a region encoding these proteins:
- the arhgef3 gene encoding rho guanine nucleotide exchange factor 3 isoform X5 → MGGQRTFEKKKRKQRKRDEDSLSLCSLDGSEPSNKRVKPLSRVTSLANLIPPVKATPLKRFSQTLQRSISFRSDSRPEIFTPRPSSRHGPTAIAKRRDSKLWSETFDIRVNQMLTAKEIKRQETIFELSQGEQLLIEDLKLAKKAYHDPMLKLSIMTEQELNQIFGTLDSLIPLHEDLLSRLREARKPDGTTEHVGHILVGWLPCLNSYDSYCSNQVAAKALLDHKKQDHRVHDFLQRCLESPFSRKLDLWNFLDIPRSRLVKYPLLLKEILRHTPNDHPDKQHLEEAINIVQGIVAEINKKTGESECQYYKERLVFLDESQKDPLIENSKVLCCHGDLKNNRGAKLHVFLFQEVLVITRVVTCSEQLCYQLYRQPIPVGDLVLDDLQDGEVRLGGSIRGAFSNNERTKNFFRVSFVDPSEGQSHSLQANDAFNKQQWLNCIRQAKEAVQHSLGEKGMLGCGRHMHLTPNGIRMSHEEPKLERMDQSDNESNCSMDTSEISGDYEQMEETDCCVNQKRIETDV, encoded by the exons gAGCCCAGTAACAAACGGGTAAAACCACTTTCCCGAGTCACATCTTTAGCAAATCTCATTCCACCTGTGAAAGCCACACCTCTGAAACGATTCAGCCAGACATTACAG CGTTCCATTAGCTTTCGAAGTGATAGCCGACCTGAAATTTTCACCCCAAGACCCTCTTCTAGACATGGGCCTACTGCTATTGCAAAGCGTCGAGATAGCAAACTCTGGAGTGAAACATTTGACATTCGTGTCAATCAAATGCTCACAGCTAAGGAAATCAAAAGGCAAGAG ACAATATTTGAACTTTCCCAGGGAGAACAGCTTTTAATTGAAGACTTGAAACTGGCAAAAAAG GCTTATCATGATCCGATGCTCAAACTCTCGATTATGACTGAGCAGGAACTGAATCAGATATTTGGAACCCTGGATTCCCTTATTCCTTTGCATGAAG ATCTTCTGAGTCGGCTCCGTGAAGCCAGGAAACCAGATGGGACAACAGAGCATGTTGGCCACATCCTTGTAGGCTGG cTCCCTTGCTTAAACTCATATGATAGTTACTGCAGCAACCAGGTGGCAGCCAAGGCCCTCCTTGATCACAAGAAACAAGATCATCGAGTCCATGACTTTCTACAGCGCTGTTTAGAATCACCTTTTAGTCGCAAGCTGGATCTCTGGAATTTTCTGGATATTCCACGTAGTCGACTGGTGAAGTACCCCCTACTCTTAAAAGAAATTCTCAGGCATACTCCAAATGACCACCCAGATAAGCAGCACTTGGAAGAAGCA ATTAACATCGTTCAAGGGATTGTAGCTGAAATCAACAAGAAGACTGGGGAGTCAGAATGTCAGTATTATAAGGAAAGGCTAGTCTTTCTTGACGAGAGTCAAAAGGACCCTCTGATTGAAAATTCTAAAGTGCTCTGCTGTCATGGAGACTTGAAGAACAACAGAGGAGCA AAACTCCATGTTTTCCTGTTTCAAGAGGTGCTTGTAATTACCAGAGTGGTGACATGCAGTGAGCAGCTGTGCTACCAGCTGTATAGGCAGCCCATCCCTGTCGGGGATCTGGTGTTGGATGACCTGCAAGATGGGGAGGTCCGGTTAGGGGGATCTATTAGAGGCGCCTTCAGCAATAATGAGAGAA CAAAAAACTTCTTCAGAGTCAGCTTTGTAGATCCTTCTGAAGGGCAGTCCCACTCACTCCAGGCAAATGATGCCttcaacaaacagcagtggttgaACTGCATCAGACAGGCCAAAGAAGCAGTGCAGCATTCTTTAGGTGAAAAAGGAATGCTAGGCTGTGGAAGACACATGCACCTAACTCCAAATGGGATCAGGATGTCCCATGAAGAACCAAAGCTTGAAAGAATGGACCAATCAGACAATGAATCTAACTGTAGTATGGATACCAGCGAGATTAGTGGCGACTATGAACAGATGGAAGAAACAGACTGTTGTGTAAATCAAAAAAGAATAGAGACAGATGTTTGA
- the arhgef3 gene encoding rho guanine nucleotide exchange factor 3 isoform X3, with protein sequence MVAKDYPYCIAAKRTNCALEVQSVSSSTKETEEPSNKRVKPLSRVTSLANLIPPVKATPLKRFSQTLQRSISFRSDSRPEIFTPRPSSRHGPTAIAKRRDSKLWSETFDIRVNQMLTAKEIKRQETIFELSQGEQLLIEDLKLAKKAYHDPMLKLSIMTEQELNQIFGTLDSLIPLHEDLLSRLREARKPDGTTEHVGHILVGWLPCLNSYDSYCSNQVAAKALLDHKKQDHRVHDFLQRCLESPFSRKLDLWNFLDIPRSRLVKYPLLLKEILRHTPNDHPDKQHLEEAINIVQGIVAEINKKTGESECQYYKERLVFLDESQKDPLIENSKVLCCHGDLKNNRGAKLHVFLFQEVLVITRVVTCSEQLCYQLYRQPIPVGDLVLDDLQDGEVRLGGSIRGAFSNNERTKNFFRVSFVDPSEGQSHSLQANDAFNKQQWLNCIRQAKEAVQHSLGEKGMLGCGRHMHLTPNGIRMSHEEPKLERMDQSDNESNCSMDTSEISGDYEQMEETDCCVNQKRIETDV encoded by the exons gAGCCCAGTAACAAACGGGTAAAACCACTTTCCCGAGTCACATCTTTAGCAAATCTCATTCCACCTGTGAAAGCCACACCTCTGAAACGATTCAGCCAGACATTACAG CGTTCCATTAGCTTTCGAAGTGATAGCCGACCTGAAATTTTCACCCCAAGACCCTCTTCTAGACATGGGCCTACTGCTATTGCAAAGCGTCGAGATAGCAAACTCTGGAGTGAAACATTTGACATTCGTGTCAATCAAATGCTCACAGCTAAGGAAATCAAAAGGCAAGAG ACAATATTTGAACTTTCCCAGGGAGAACAGCTTTTAATTGAAGACTTGAAACTGGCAAAAAAG GCTTATCATGATCCGATGCTCAAACTCTCGATTATGACTGAGCAGGAACTGAATCAGATATTTGGAACCCTGGATTCCCTTATTCCTTTGCATGAAG ATCTTCTGAGTCGGCTCCGTGAAGCCAGGAAACCAGATGGGACAACAGAGCATGTTGGCCACATCCTTGTAGGCTGG cTCCCTTGCTTAAACTCATATGATAGTTACTGCAGCAACCAGGTGGCAGCCAAGGCCCTCCTTGATCACAAGAAACAAGATCATCGAGTCCATGACTTTCTACAGCGCTGTTTAGAATCACCTTTTAGTCGCAAGCTGGATCTCTGGAATTTTCTGGATATTCCACGTAGTCGACTGGTGAAGTACCCCCTACTCTTAAAAGAAATTCTCAGGCATACTCCAAATGACCACCCAGATAAGCAGCACTTGGAAGAAGCA ATTAACATCGTTCAAGGGATTGTAGCTGAAATCAACAAGAAGACTGGGGAGTCAGAATGTCAGTATTATAAGGAAAGGCTAGTCTTTCTTGACGAGAGTCAAAAGGACCCTCTGATTGAAAATTCTAAAGTGCTCTGCTGTCATGGAGACTTGAAGAACAACAGAGGAGCA AAACTCCATGTTTTCCTGTTTCAAGAGGTGCTTGTAATTACCAGAGTGGTGACATGCAGTGAGCAGCTGTGCTACCAGCTGTATAGGCAGCCCATCCCTGTCGGGGATCTGGTGTTGGATGACCTGCAAGATGGGGAGGTCCGGTTAGGGGGATCTATTAGAGGCGCCTTCAGCAATAATGAGAGAA CAAAAAACTTCTTCAGAGTCAGCTTTGTAGATCCTTCTGAAGGGCAGTCCCACTCACTCCAGGCAAATGATGCCttcaacaaacagcagtggttgaACTGCATCAGACAGGCCAAAGAAGCAGTGCAGCATTCTTTAGGTGAAAAAGGAATGCTAGGCTGTGGAAGACACATGCACCTAACTCCAAATGGGATCAGGATGTCCCATGAAGAACCAAAGCTTGAAAGAATGGACCAATCAGACAATGAATCTAACTGTAGTATGGATACCAGCGAGATTAGTGGCGACTATGAACAGATGGAAGAAACAGACTGTTGTGTAAATCAAAAAAGAATAGAGACAGATGTTTGA
- the arhgef3 gene encoding rho guanine nucleotide exchange factor 3 isoform X4 encodes MVWCCFFVHQKKRKQRKRDEDSLSLCSLDGSEPSNKRVKPLSRVTSLANLIPPVKATPLKRFSQTLQRSISFRSDSRPEIFTPRPSSRHGPTAIAKRRDSKLWSETFDIRVNQMLTAKEIKRQETIFELSQGEQLLIEDLKLAKKAYHDPMLKLSIMTEQELNQIFGTLDSLIPLHEDLLSRLREARKPDGTTEHVGHILVGWLPCLNSYDSYCSNQVAAKALLDHKKQDHRVHDFLQRCLESPFSRKLDLWNFLDIPRSRLVKYPLLLKEILRHTPNDHPDKQHLEEAINIVQGIVAEINKKTGESECQYYKERLVFLDESQKDPLIENSKVLCCHGDLKNNRGAKLHVFLFQEVLVITRVVTCSEQLCYQLYRQPIPVGDLVLDDLQDGEVRLGGSIRGAFSNNERTKNFFRVSFVDPSEGQSHSLQANDAFNKQQWLNCIRQAKEAVQHSLGEKGMLGCGRHMHLTPNGIRMSHEEPKLERMDQSDNESNCSMDTSEISGDYEQMEETDCCVNQKRIETDV; translated from the exons gAGCCCAGTAACAAACGGGTAAAACCACTTTCCCGAGTCACATCTTTAGCAAATCTCATTCCACCTGTGAAAGCCACACCTCTGAAACGATTCAGCCAGACATTACAG CGTTCCATTAGCTTTCGAAGTGATAGCCGACCTGAAATTTTCACCCCAAGACCCTCTTCTAGACATGGGCCTACTGCTATTGCAAAGCGTCGAGATAGCAAACTCTGGAGTGAAACATTTGACATTCGTGTCAATCAAATGCTCACAGCTAAGGAAATCAAAAGGCAAGAG ACAATATTTGAACTTTCCCAGGGAGAACAGCTTTTAATTGAAGACTTGAAACTGGCAAAAAAG GCTTATCATGATCCGATGCTCAAACTCTCGATTATGACTGAGCAGGAACTGAATCAGATATTTGGAACCCTGGATTCCCTTATTCCTTTGCATGAAG ATCTTCTGAGTCGGCTCCGTGAAGCCAGGAAACCAGATGGGACAACAGAGCATGTTGGCCACATCCTTGTAGGCTGG cTCCCTTGCTTAAACTCATATGATAGTTACTGCAGCAACCAGGTGGCAGCCAAGGCCCTCCTTGATCACAAGAAACAAGATCATCGAGTCCATGACTTTCTACAGCGCTGTTTAGAATCACCTTTTAGTCGCAAGCTGGATCTCTGGAATTTTCTGGATATTCCACGTAGTCGACTGGTGAAGTACCCCCTACTCTTAAAAGAAATTCTCAGGCATACTCCAAATGACCACCCAGATAAGCAGCACTTGGAAGAAGCA ATTAACATCGTTCAAGGGATTGTAGCTGAAATCAACAAGAAGACTGGGGAGTCAGAATGTCAGTATTATAAGGAAAGGCTAGTCTTTCTTGACGAGAGTCAAAAGGACCCTCTGATTGAAAATTCTAAAGTGCTCTGCTGTCATGGAGACTTGAAGAACAACAGAGGAGCA AAACTCCATGTTTTCCTGTTTCAAGAGGTGCTTGTAATTACCAGAGTGGTGACATGCAGTGAGCAGCTGTGCTACCAGCTGTATAGGCAGCCCATCCCTGTCGGGGATCTGGTGTTGGATGACCTGCAAGATGGGGAGGTCCGGTTAGGGGGATCTATTAGAGGCGCCTTCAGCAATAATGAGAGAA CAAAAAACTTCTTCAGAGTCAGCTTTGTAGATCCTTCTGAAGGGCAGTCCCACTCACTCCAGGCAAATGATGCCttcaacaaacagcagtggttgaACTGCATCAGACAGGCCAAAGAAGCAGTGCAGCATTCTTTAGGTGAAAAAGGAATGCTAGGCTGTGGAAGACACATGCACCTAACTCCAAATGGGATCAGGATGTCCCATGAAGAACCAAAGCTTGAAAGAATGGACCAATCAGACAATGAATCTAACTGTAGTATGGATACCAGCGAGATTAGTGGCGACTATGAACAGATGGAAGAAACAGACTGTTGTGTAAATCAAAAAAGAATAGAGACAGATGTTTGA